The DNA segment NNNNNNNNNNNNNNNNNNNNNNNNNNNNNNNNNNNNNNNNNNNNNNNNNNNNNNNNNNNNNNNNNNNNNNNNNNNNNNNNNNNNNNNNNNNNNNNNNNNNNNNNNNNNNNNNNNNNNNNNNNNNNNNNNNNNNNNNNNNNNNNNNNNNNNNNNNNNNNNNNNNNNNNNNNNNNNNNNNNNNNNNNNNNNNNNNNNNNNNNNNNNNNNNNNNNNNNNNNNNNNNNNNNNNNNNNNNNNNNNNNNNNNNNNNNNNNNNNNNNNNNNNNNNNNNNNNNNNNNNNNNNNNNNNNNNNNNNNNNNNNNNNNNNNNNNNNNNNNNNNNNNNNNNNNNNNNNNNNNNNNNNNNNNNNNNNNNNNNNNNNNNNNNNNNNNNNNNNNNNNNNNNNNNNNNNNNNNNNNNNNNNNNNNNNNNNNNNNNNNNNNNNNNNNNNNNNNNNNNNNNNNNNNNNNNNNNNNNNNNNNNNNNNNNNNNNNNNNNNNNNNNNNNNNNNNNNNNNNNNNNNNNNNNNNNNNNNNNNNNNNNNNNNNNNNNNNNNNNNNNNNNNNNNNNNNNNNNNNNNNNNNNNNNNNNNNNNNNNNNNNNNNNNNNNNNNNNNNNNNNNNNNNNNNNNNNNNNNNNNNNNNNNNNNNNNNNNNNNNNNNNNNNNNNNNNNNNNNNNNNNNNNNNNNNNNNNNNNNNNNNNNNNNNNNNNNNNNNNNNNNNNNNNNNNNNNNNNNNNNNNNNNNNNNNNNNNNNNNNNNNNNNNNNNNNNNNNNNNNNNNNNNNNNNNNNNNNNNNNNNNNNNNNNNNNNNNNNNNNNNNNNNNNNNNNNNNNNNNNNNNNNNNNNNNNNNNNNNNNNNNNNNNNNNNNNNNNNNNNNNNNNNNNNNNNNNNNNNNNNNNNNNNNNNNNNNNNNNNNNNNNNNNNNNNNNNNNNNNNNNNNNNNNNNNNNNNNNNNNNNNNNNNNNNNNNNNNNNNNNNNNNNNNNNNNNNNNNNNNNNNNNNNNNNNNNNNNNNNNNNNNNNNNNNNNNNNNNNNNNNNNNNNNNNNNNNNNNNNNNNNNNNNNNNNNNNNNNNNNNNNNNNNNNNNNNNNNNNNNNNNNNNNNNNNNNNNNNNNNNNNNNNNNNNNNNNNNNNNNNNNNNNNNNNNNNNNNNNNNNNNNNNNNNNNNNNNNNNNNNNNNNNNNNNNNNNNNNNNNNNNNNNNNNNNNNNNNNNNNNNNNNNNNNNNNNNNNNNNNNNNNNNNNNNNNNNNNNNNNNNNNNNNNNNNNNNNNNNNNNNNNNNNNNNNNNNNNNNNNNNNNNNNNNNNNNNNNNNNNNNNNNNNNNNNNNNNNNNNNNNNNNNNNNNNNNNNNNNNNNNNNNNNNNNNNNNNNNNNNNNNNNNNNNNNNNNNNNNNNNNNNNNNNNNNNNNNNNNNNNNNNNNNNNNNNNNNNNNNNNNNNNNNNNNNNNNNNNNNNNNNNNNNNNNNNNNNNNNNNNNNNNNNNNNNNNNNNNNNNNNNNNNNNNNNNNNNNNNNNNNNNNNNNNNNNNNNNNNNNNNNNNNNNNNNNNNNNNNNNNNNNNNNNNNNNNNNNNNNNNNNNNNNNNNNNNNNNNNNNNNNNNNNNNNNNNNNNNNNNNNNNNNNNNNNNNNNNNNNNNNNNNNNNNNNNNNNNNNNNNNNNNNNNNNNNNNNNNNNNNNNNNNNNNNNNNNNNNNNNNNNNNNNNNNNNNNNNNNNNNNNNNNNNNNNNNNNNNNNNNNNNNNNNNNNNNNNNNNNNNNNNNNNNNNNNNNNNNNNNNNNNNNNNNNNNNNNNNNNNNNNNNNNNNNNNNNNNNNNNNNNNNNNNNNNNNNNNNNNNNNNNNNNNNNNNNNNNNNNNNNNNNNNNNNNNNNNNNNNNNNNNNNNNNNNNNNNNNNNNNNNNNNNNNNNNNNNNNNNNNNNNNNNNNNNNNNNNNNNNNNNNNNNNNNNNNNNNNNNNNNNNNNNNNNNNNNNNNNNNNNNNNNNNNNNNNNNNNNNNNNNNNNNNNNNNNNNNNNNNNNNNNNNNNNNNNNNNNNNNNNNNNNNNNNNNNNNNNNNNNNNNNNNNNNNNNNNNNNNNNNNNNNNNNNNNNNNNNNNNNNNNNNNNNNNNNNNNNNNNNNNNNNNNNNNNNNNNNNNNNNNNNNNNNggtctttttaaaaaatatatatcatggtTATTACAATTACCTTTTTAGAAAAAGTTTTTGACGTTATATAtccatataatattatattatctgaaaaaatcaagaataaaaacgattataaatatgttctaaattttcttttatatattcattaaagatatatatataggctttctaaaataatatacattgtcttccaaaaaaaaaataaataaaaatgaacatGCATTAGGGCTTGGGGTGAACCCAAATATATTGGTAGTAGAGGGtcttaatcattttttattaatttaaaaagaaaaatgagaaataaaAAGAGTAATAGCCTATACAACAAGCTCTTTCATCCCTatatatcacacacacacacacacacacacacacgggGGACAAGCTCTTCTGAATCTATGTATGTATTCGTCTCTCTAATTCTCTTAAACCCTAGATCCGTACccatttttgtttattttgtgattttttgaaGCTTCTGAAGATGGCGGGCCCTTCACTAGCTGAGGAAGAAGCCGTCAAGAGGAACACGGATTGCGTTTACTTTCTGGCTTCTCCTTTAACTTGCAAAAAGGTccttttttgttttgattagCTTGCATCTTACTTCTGTTGGGATCAGTTCTTTATGTGGGATTGGGATTTGCGTTTGTTGGATTCGATTTAATTTGACCCTTGAGTTTTTCCCAATAAAATTATGGCATCTTTTCCTGCAGCTAGAAGCTTTAAGAATTGGGGTTAGATTATTATTCctttgcaattagttttgcaggTAGGGTATTGCGAAATTTCGTATGCTCGTAGAGATGTGTTGGTATTTTTCCTGCCTTTTGATTTTTGAAGTTTAGGGTTTGGATTTCTTTTCTACCGTTTTATTTTGATTTGTAGGGTATCACAAGGTTTAGTTTGCACCAGATATTACTTAACATTTCTTCTCCTACATTGGCTGCTTTTCCCGTTTTGTATCATAATCATGTTGTTTAAGCTGGAACCTAGAAAATTTCACACACAAGTTCCTCTAATGAAAATTTTTGTTCATCTGTTCCAATTTGTGAGGCTTTGAGTGCTTTGTAATATGTGCTACTACATATGGTGATGTAAGCCAATGTCTTATTATTTTTTGGGGCAATTTATGGATAATCAACGTATTCTATATATTGGTGTATGGCATGGGATATCTATTCAATCCCAAACTTTCTGCCATTTATTAGAATTATTTCTGCTGAGACGACAAACAATTGAGAATTGAGATAGATACTGTGCATATAGAATGTACGCAATGTCTTTTTGTTGCCATACTTGAAGTTTTTTTATTGAAGTTCTGAGAATTTAGTAGTCATTTGAGTGTTTCCTTTCCAaatgtttaaatttatatttgttgttCTTGGTATCGAGGAACTCAACTTTGAGATTGGTGTATGTATCTTTTCGAAATTTTAAGTCTTTATTTCCGATTAGTCAGTGGTTTTCCTTTATTCCCtctctttcatctcatttgGAAAGTTCCGATCCCACCAAAAGTTCAAGTCTTCTCGTAGATTGCGGGCTCACCGTGCTGGGTGAGCTCTCAACTTGTGAGATGATGCAGAAGAGGTGGCCTTCATGTACTCTATGTCTAAattggtgtgtgttgtgtcaGAAAGAAATCGTGAATATGGATCATTTTCATATGAATTGTTCTTTCAAGAGTCTTCTTTGGTTTAGAGCTTTGGAGGAGATGGGGTATAATTTTTGGATAATGATAGTTCATTGTATCTGCTGGTCAGTGTGGTTGGAGCAGAATAGATGGATTTTTGACAGTTTAGAAGAGTTGGTTGAAGAGTGTTGAACAAGATTAAGATTCGGGCATCTAGCTGGATTGGAAAGCACATAGAGTTTAAGAGCTTTTCGATATCAGATTTATTGAGGAATTGATGTTATATTTGTTGTTGATTTGAGCATGACTTTTGTCTTTCTTTTTTGTTAATAAGCGGATCACTTGTGCGCCAGCTGCAATTAAATGCttttaattaatcaatataATATTGTTTCCTATTTTTTCCATTCCTCAGGGAAGTGAGTGTGAATATCGACATAGTGACATTGCAAGAGTAAATCCAAGGGACTGTTGGTTCTGGTTGCATAGTAATTGCTTAAATCCAAAGTGTGGATTTCGGCATCCGGTCAGTCCATATCTGTCTCGATGTAGTTAGCATGTTGACTTTGATGTTTAATCAGCTTAGTAAATTTTAGTTCTCATGATGCTAGTCATGATGcactattttattattaaacagTGTGTAGAGTATTGGCAGTCTGTCCACgcttaattttttattcaataattttttgtttggttCTTCAGCCTCTTGATGGATTGCTGTCAACACAAACCCCAACGCCTGCTGGCCAATCCGCAACTCAACCGCAGAATGTCACAGCATCAACTTCACACATTCCAAATGCCTCAAACAAACAAATAGTTTCCTGCGTGTTTTTCCAGAAAGGGCTTTGTTTAAAGGGTGATTGGTGTCCCTTTCTCCACACACCAAATTTGGTGAATAACAAAGCCTCAGTAGTGCCAGGAACAGCCTCTTCTACTGAACCCACAACTTTTAAGAATGCTCATGTAAAGTTTGAGCATGAGAAAAAGTTCCCACGCATAGATACAGTTAATTCCATAAAAGTTTTGCAAAAGACAAAACCTACTGTTGAAAAAGAAACTGCTCCCCCTAGGAACGAGTTTTCAATGAATAGGAGAATATCACACATGTCAGGAGTCAATGATTTACCGGGGTATTCTGTCACCAATGGAAACTCATTCAGTTGGTCTGAGCGTCCTCACTTATCAGGTGAACTTGGGGCCACAAACAATAAGGATGTAGAAGAGATTTCCAGGGAGCCCTCTCCTGGATTTGATGTCCTTGTAGATGATGAGCGAAGAGATTCTGAGTACTATCCTCGAGAAGATCATTATGGAATGCCAGGGGAACATGAAGTGGGGGATGAATATGACATCGATCGTGCCACTGATTTCAATATGATTGCTGATATTGATGGTGAAAGATTTCAGGCTCCTCATGGGTATGACTTAACTGAGCAACGTGAGGGTCAGCATGCTTTGGAGCAGAGCAGAGCTTCATCTGGGAGGGTGTTAGGAGGCTCTTATTTTGATAGGAAGTCATATCCTAGAGCTGATAGCATTAACCAGGTTGAAGATTTAGATCTAAGGCATCGTTTAAATAAGCGTAAGAAGGCTAATGGTTTGAGGTCTGTTATTAGCCATGAACATGCCCGTGAGAGGCACGTGGAAGAGCGAAGATATCCAGGTTCCAATAGAGAAGAGCAACATGTTCCCTTGCATGAGAATTCCATTCGTAGCAGTCACTTTAAAGGAAGGATCAGGCTTCCTAGTAGACCATCTTCTTCAAACGAGAGGGATGGAATTCTGTTGTGTCCTGATCGTGGATGGTTATCTCCAGCAAGGACAAATTTCTCCTCTCACCAGGGAAGGATCCAAGACAGAATAAAGAGGAGGGTGGACGAAGATTTGCATAATGGTGGGAAGAACCATCGTGATCTGCACTACAGAAGAGACATGCCTACTGAAGATGTTGCTAATTTTACTGGTCCAAAAAGTCTCACGGAGTTGAAGAACCAGAAAAATGCTCAACCTAGTGGACAGCATGTGTCCAATCAACAATCACTTGGTAAAAGAAAACATCTGACGCTAGATGGAAATCAACAAGCTAGCATTCAACAAAGTGGCAACTTTCTTTCATTTGATGGGCCTATGCCCCTGGAAGAGATTTTAAAGCGGAAGAGAGGTGAAACTATTGGAACATTGAGTATaaagaaatatttaaattctGATGGTATCACTGAAGAAAGTAATGAAGAAGGAAATGGCATGGCCAAGATCTCATCAACTCCTTCAGATTTTGTTTCGTCTACATCCGGCTATAAGACAAAACCTCCTGTTGATAGTAATAATGACGTTTACCAGCCTGTATCAGTTGACAATACAGAAGGCTACTCTTCCACCCGGCAGCAGCCTGTTTTGAGCAGGATAGAAGCTGAAGATGATATTAATGCTGCCGATGTGGTGGATCAAGATGGGGAATCTGATTATGAGCATGTGGGTGGGGAGAACTTCGACTTGTATGATGGTGAGAATGGAGATGCTGATGGAGAATACCTAGAAGACGATGACGACGACTTCGCAAAGAAGATGGGAGTCATGTATTCTtgaagataatttattttatggcTTTTACCACTTAACCTGTCTCTATTGGTTTTATCTTTGTGGAACTGGCATATTATGCTTTAATGGTTTTGACTTTGAGATCAGAAGTAGCGGTGATTTTAACGTCTGCTCATGTATCCCTCATTATCTGCCTTCTTATCCATGTATTCTATCTCCTTTTGCTTGGGTGGATTTGTTGTTTCCCTTCTGGAATGGATTTCTTCGTGCCATAGGCACGATCCAAACTTCTTGTCCCATGAATCGTTGATATCTTTTCGACAAAACTCGGTTTATATTAGGCTCGATCTTTTTCCTCATCCAGATGATCGGAACACTCAGGTTTTCCCAATAATTAATTGAGAATTAATCTGTCTTTTCTATAATCTTGAATTAATTTGTGCGCTCAGGGAAAAAAAAACGTATTAATTCATagttttttaagattttattacagttttcattattttatttagctaAATcagaaattattaaaaaaataaaaaaaattaagctaACTCCAATTTATTTAATCGGAAAAAAATGAAAGCTAACTCAAATTTGATCGGATGTGTATCGGTTTTGATAAGGTGGGGCTGTAATCGATATGAAATCAACaagtaaaaatgaataaatatgATTCAAGCACACATATTATATAAAGTATAatgaatatatatgattaaagTACACATATTATATAACtaatttcaattaatttaacTTTGGTTTCATTAACAATTGTTGGCACACTTAGTAACGATGTGACCGACATAGTATTCATTGCCTACTGATGACAAAAAGTTGAAAGCTGCCTAATAAGTCCATAACATACCATTCGGTCTCTTACCGTTTGATGGCATTTGCTAGTACATGAGATCAAATCGTAAAATGTTAAACaagtaaatattttatcttatgTACACTGTATTAACAAAATCATATTATTATcgttgttaattttttttacatgatataaatCTTGAgtaataaaatttttagtatAACCTATGTTCGTCATCGCCAAAGTGattcatatatttattacaAGGCAAAAACCTCATTAATGTATGTATGAATTGTTTGAGTAGATGTCCAGTAAGCCAACTTGTGACTTGAGCTTTTTATTAACTCTAatgtaaaatgatttttattttaataatattttacgattttattcaattagTACATTGTCCTTTATCTTTATATCCATacaagttgcatagataaatttcttgaatatataataaGTACCAAGAGGTTTTCCTCGCAAAGTAAAACCATAAAaatcattaggaagtgtactgcATATTCTAAACAAGTTCATAGTCGAATCAGTcgtctaaaataaggataaatgtcgtttgatcttgagactagcatctgtgatgtaaaggtcatgtttcattggcaagagCATGGAGATTTCCATTCATACATATGAGTGAttatatgatgatgcactgaaaaATCCTCCTTCGCACTGTATAAGTGGTTGTCACTTATCGGGTGGAATAGTCCGCGGTCATGattgtacactattagtcctttgacccgagaTAATGTAGGGGTTATActtactagcatgcactttgatccgtttaccgactccattgaggttCATCAAGAGGCGAGGTtcggtgtagtttcgaaatatgtAAGAGCAAATGCATTATAGAAGAAGATTAACTGTTTACTTATGGatgaagatatcatatgtgcTAGAGTAGGTGCCCAGCAAACCAATTTGTGGCTTGagtttttattgactctaatataaaacaatttttattttaataatattttacgcattatggcattatactttatctgtataaccatacaagctgcatagataaagtccttgagtATACaaaaggtaccatgaggtctgcctcGCAACGTAAAATtgtgaaactcattaggaagtacaccgtatattctaaacaggttcctagtcgaatcagtcgtctaaaacaaagataaaggtcgctcgagctcaaGGCTATCATCTGTGATGTAACACCATGTTTCATTGACAAGGGCATGTAGATGTCCATTCACATAGATGGGTTCTCACGAGGCTTAGTCCCTCAATCAGGTTCCACTGGGGCTTAGTCCCTCACGAATCCTCATTTCCTTACCATCACAATTAAGTCATTTCATTCAAAGCATTTTTCagcattttcatcactttataaaaataaatgcatatatatcattttcttttaaactaagcaTGCAACACATCTTTAGCATTTAACATTttccatcataaaatttcatattctttcaaatcaaacattttaacattcattacagcatttAGACacttctaggactcctaacatttttcaggtgtaaaatgactattttgccaTTGAAACCATAAATTTCCCATTTTTCCCCTAGACATTAAAACGATGATCCGgatccatccaaacttacctTATCATCTTAAAACACTTCCATAGACATTTCTTAGTCGTAAACTTAAGTCCCTTGACTAAATTcataattctttttaaaacttgaaccgaagtcccggttttaacccgaatcactTCGAaccttaaccaaactttaccaaactcGAACCAAGACTCCACCAGCTTCTTTTGCATCAACCTAGCCTCGGTCCAGACCTTCCCAACAGCCCCTAGACCTGCTTCACCCTCCAGATCGCGGACAGCCCcttaaactcgaagataacccaTCGGCCTTGGGGGAACTCGATCCCAACGAGCCTTACCAAGGACCAGTCCTTACCAACCTACGACTAGACCAACCCAAGAACCCTATGGACCATCACGACTCAGTCTAAACCTACGCACGACCCTTGCCCGAACCATGCACGCAATTATCCCCTCCCGTGCGCATGGATGATCACGCGGCCAAGGTTCTTGGCTCCGGCCTTCACTAACAAACCAGGTACATCACCACCCATCTAGGACCACGACACAACCCTCTTAGGACCTCTGGACGAGACCCAAACACAGCTCACAGCTTGCACCCTCCAAGGATCATAACCGAAACCCTAATCCAAGGAAACCCTAGGTTTCGCACCAGTCCTTGCCCTTTCATTTCCAGCTTTTCACTGTGCATCTAAGGGTCCCTAAACCCTCTAAAATCGACCCTTCTAGTAGCATTAACCTGGCAGCCCCTTAGTGCATTATCATGTATTATAAGACAAGAAAATCCACGTTTTTGGCATGTATAATTcataaaacgaaaatataaagatgaatatcatatttttcatgcaaacatgtatATTCACACATACTATGGTTTGAACGATGAGAAAAGAAGGAATAAGGCGTGCCTCTGCGTGATTCATACATGGATAAACAATTCTAGACGCGAAGGGTTGTTGCCGAAGAGACGGAGAAGAGCTCGCTGtgtttttccttcaaatttgACGTGAATTGCTTCTAAATGTGAGAGAGAAAGTGTGTGGTGTAAGGATGCTAGGCGATAAGCCCTAGGTTTCTTAGTGCTTTAAACATGAGTTTGTAGAGTTTTAGGATTCGGAAATTCCatcttttgatataaataataggTTAGAAAATTGTGCCAAATAACcttagtataataggcccattagtaTGTAGgaaaaatatcttatttaagaaagttttcgaaaatattaaccgagcaTCCTAAAAGTTCTTATTTTCGCCAAAAATCGATTACCAATTTACAAGACGACTCAACATGTAAAAACATTTCAAAAGAAaacattttcgaaattttcatattaaatataccatatatattaaaaataatcatttaataaaacagTCCTCGATCTCCGTTTTTCggtcgcgtctcgaataacccttaaaacacagttttatgcattctaatagaaaatcatattttaaacatgtaaacaagcctaccacatttaattaatgcaattaaaataatttgattaggcattttccatttttcatagATTTGCATGTacttggattacgttatcgtattttgAACCTTACATTTACTAACTGACGAATAATCAAGAAATAAACCCTCATCAGATTTAACATCAAAAGTAGCTAAGTGGTTTTTACCGTTATTATGAATGAAGCATTTACATCCAAATATTCTAAAGTATGAAACCAcacttttcttttcatgtaaggtctcataaggtgtttttgaatgattcttattaatcattgatctgttctgagcgTAACACGCTGTGTtaactgcttctgcccaaaacctttgagaaatccCATAATCAGCAAGCATAGTTCTAGCTTCCTCTTTAAGAGTACGATTTCTGCATTCAGCTTCATCATTCTGCTGTGGTGTTTTTGCAGCTGA comes from the Primulina huaijiensis isolate GDHJ02 chromosome 8, ASM1229523v2, whole genome shotgun sequence genome and includes:
- the LOC140982711 gene encoding zinc finger CCCH domain-containing protein 17-like, with product MAGPSLAEEEAVKRNTDCVYFLASPLTCKKGSECEYRHSDIARVNPRDCWFWLHSNCLNPKCGFRHPPLDGLLSTQTPTPAGQSATQPQNVTASTSHIPNASNKQIVSCVFFQKGLCLKGDWCPFLHTPNLVNNKASVVPGTASSTEPTTFKNAHVKFEHEKKFPRIDTVNSIKVLQKTKPTVEKETAPPRNEFSMNRRISHMSGVNDLPGYSVTNGNSFSWSERPHLSGELGATNNKDVEEISREPSPGFDVLVDDERRDSEYYPREDHYGMPGEHEVGDEYDIDRATDFNMIADIDGERFQAPHGYDLTEQREGQHALEQSRASSGRVLGGSYFDRKSYPRADSINQVEDLDLRHRLNKRKKANGLRSVISHEHARERHVEERRYPGSNREEQHVPLHENSIRSSHFKGRIRLPSRPSSSNERDGILLCPDRGWLSPARTNFSSHQGRIQDRIKRRVDEDLHNGGKNHRDLHYRRDMPTEDVANFTGPKSLTELKNQKNAQPSGQHVSNQQSLGKRKHLTLDGNQQASIQQSGNFLSFDGPMPLEEILKRKRGETIGTLSIKKYLNSDGITEESNEEGNGMAKISSTPSDFVSSTSGYKTKPPVDSNNDVYQPVSVDNTEGYSSTRQQPVLSRIEAEDDINAADVVDQDGESDYEHVGGENFDLYDGENGDADGEYLEDDDDDFAKKMGVMYS